In Lewinellaceae bacterium, a single window of DNA contains:
- a CDS encoding NAD(P)H-hydrate epimerase, with protein sequence MSSIRVFRDALPAIDVPQMAEVDRLMIEEYHISLLQMMENAGRCLAVLARDRFLEGNPSGKRMMILAGSGGNGGGALVCARRLHGWGAEVEVYTSTPREQMKPASVHQLDILERMGISVRSGAELGATRGFDLIIDGLIGYNLTGDPQGLSKSMIEWANKSPIPTLSLDTPSGLDLTSGKIHNPSIKARATLTLALPKKGLYAEDVLHLRGELYLGDIGVPPALYEEPSLEMKTGPIFCESDVLRLE encoded by the coding sequence ATGAGCAGCATACGCGTGTTTCGGGACGCTCTTCCCGCTATAGATGTACCCCAGATGGCCGAAGTGGACCGCCTCATGATCGAAGAGTACCACATCAGCCTTCTTCAGATGATGGAGAACGCCGGGCGCTGCCTGGCCGTTCTCGCCCGCGACCGGTTCCTGGAGGGCAACCCTTCCGGCAAGCGAATGATGATACTTGCCGGCAGCGGCGGCAACGGGGGCGGCGCGCTGGTCTGCGCCCGCCGGTTGCACGGCTGGGGAGCGGAGGTAGAAGTTTATACCTCTACTCCCCGCGAACAAATGAAACCCGCTTCCGTCCATCAGCTGGACATTCTTGAACGCATGGGCATCTCGGTGAGAAGCGGCGCCGAACTGGGCGCCACGCGCGGTTTTGACCTGATTATCGATGGGCTCATTGGGTATAACCTGACCGGAGATCCGCAGGGTTTGTCCAAAAGCATGATCGAATGGGCCAACAAATCACCTATCCCTACGCTTTCTCTGGATACGCCTTCCGGCCTGGACCTCACTTCGGGCAAAATACACAACCCGTCTATCAAGGCGCGGGCAACGCTCACCCTTGCCCTGCCTAAAAAGGGGCTCTACGCCGAAGATGTGCTTCATTTGCGCGGCGAGCTTTACCTCGGAGATATTGGCGTGCCTCCCGCTTTATATGAAGAGCCCAGCCTGGAAATGAAAACCGGCCCTATCTTTTGCGAATCGGATGTCCTGAGGCTTGAATAA
- a CDS encoding TonB family protein yields the protein MQTFISTLCTCLLLALSWSAAAQPTENDIPTFVDVRGQDICQLKISEKNIGDKGEKPKVDYSRNPGAGNRPIKEQVLTEENTVHISECFTDYPPSRPSGNIPPPPPPPPPPPPEIMCGEIFRIVEEMPRFPGCEELPATQEKKQCSDGKLLKFLYQNLNYPALARESCVEGTVVIQFAVETDGSITGAKVVRNIGAQCGEEALRVVNLMNQQGLKWVPGRQRGRAVRVQFNLPVRFRIDCPSEEFPACPIVKEEQPEKAEEALPPAETPPSGTPLTFEPESFRLFPNPAAEQLNVRLQAAPGPLILAIVNTSGQVLWKQEYENSSGSLNEQINLGQWPAGAYFLHIGQQGWAQVHPFVKQR from the coding sequence ATGCAAACTTTTATTTCTACCCTCTGCACGTGCCTGCTACTGGCACTATCCTGGAGCGCAGCAGCCCAGCCAACGGAAAACGATATCCCTACCTTTGTGGATGTGCGAGGCCAGGACATCTGCCAGCTGAAAATAAGTGAAAAGAATATCGGAGACAAGGGCGAAAAGCCAAAAGTGGATTACTCCCGGAATCCCGGAGCAGGCAATCGTCCCATTAAAGAGCAAGTACTAACCGAGGAAAATACTGTGCATATCAGTGAATGCTTCACCGACTATCCTCCTTCCCGGCCCTCTGGCAATATTCCACCCCCGCCCCCACCACCACCTCCTCCTCCTCCTGAAATAATGTGTGGGGAAATTTTCAGAATAGTGGAAGAGATGCCCCGGTTCCCAGGTTGCGAAGAGCTGCCGGCAACCCAGGAAAAGAAACAGTGTTCCGACGGCAAGCTGTTGAAGTTCCTCTACCAAAACCTAAACTACCCGGCCCTCGCCCGGGAAAGTTGTGTAGAGGGCACTGTCGTGATCCAGTTTGCGGTAGAAACAGATGGCAGCATTACCGGCGCCAAAGTAGTTCGCAATATCGGCGCCCAATGCGGCGAGGAGGCCCTTCGGGTAGTCAACCTGATGAACCAGCAGGGCCTGAAGTGGGTTCCAGGCAGGCAACGCGGCCGCGCCGTTCGGGTACAGTTCAACCTGCCGGTCAGGTTTCGTATCGATTGTCCCTCTGAAGAATTTCCTGCCTGCCCAATTGTGAAGGAAGAACAACCGGAAAAAGCCGAAGAAGCCCTCCCCCCTGCGGAAACTCCCCCTTCCGGCACTCCTCTAACCTTCGAACCGGAGAGCTTCCGGCTTTTCCCCAACCCGGCCGCCGAGCAGCTTAACGTCCGCCTGCAGGCAGCGCCCGGGCCCCTGATCCTGGCCATTGTCAACACTTCCGGGCAGGTGCTTTGGAAACAGGAATATGAAAATTCCTCCGGCTCTCTGAATGAGCAGATCAACCTCGGCCAATGGCCTGCCGGCGCCTACTTCCTGCACATCGGGCAGCAAGGCTGGGCGCAGGTACATCCGTTTGTCAAGCAGCGGTAG
- a CDS encoding N-acetyltransferase encodes MKIDLTGVDVVNNTARKRFELNVDGKTAVTEYMTPGDKIIFTHTEVPIGLEGNGIASLLAKAALEWAKEQNLKVMPLCPYVAGYIKRHPEWKAFLLEGFRVD; translated from the coding sequence ATGAAAATCGACCTCACCGGTGTTGACGTCGTCAACAACACTGCCAGGAAACGCTTTGAGCTCAATGTAGACGGCAAAACCGCCGTCACTGAATACATGACGCCCGGCGACAAGATCATCTTCACTCATACCGAAGTGCCCATAGGCCTCGAAGGCAACGGCATAGCCAGCCTGCTGGCCAAAGCGGCGCTGGAGTGGGCTAAAGAGCAAAACTTAAAAGTAATGCCGCTCTGCCCTTACGTGGCGGGTTACATCAAGCGGCATCCGGAGTGGAAAGCATTCTTGCTGGAGGGGTTCAGGGTTGATTAA
- the scpA gene encoding methylmalonyl-CoA mutase → MARPDFSKIEIDKKVLGAAARQGPDWMTPEKIPVPPVLSPEDIKGMQHLSYAAGLPPFLRGPYSSMYTVRPWTIRQYAGFSTAEESNAFYRRNLAQGQKGLSVAFDLATHRGYDSDHERVAGDVGKAGVAIDSVEDMKILFDQIPLDKMSVSMTMNGAVIPIMAFYIIAAEEQGVKPEQLSGTIQNDILKEFMVRNTYIYPPLPSMRIIADIFEYTSGKMPRFNSISISGYHMHEAGATADIELAYTLADGLEYLRAGLQAGLKIDDFAPRISFFWGIGMNHFMEIAKMRAARLLWAKIVKQFNPQSAKSMALRTHCQTSGWSLTEQDPFNNVGRTCIEALAAVLGGTQSLHTNSLDEAIALPTDSSAKIARDTQIYLQKETDVTRAVDPWAGSYYVEYLTGGLAKRAWALIQEVEELGGMAKAIEEGLPKLRIEEAAARKQARIDSGKDQIVGVNVFQLEKEDPIDILEVDNTAVREAQVRRINEVKRKRDEGAVQESLEAVYQCAKTGEGNLLEKAVQAARLRATLGEISFAMERHFGRFVAQTRSVSGVYSSEISSNDDFRKARELADRFAELEGRRPRIMVAKLGQDGHDRGAKVIATSFADLGFDVDIGPLFQTPAEAARQAAENDVHILGISSLAAGHKTLVPETIAELKELGREDIMVVVGGVIPHQDYSFLFEQGVVGVFGPGTKIASAAAQILEVLIEALGR, encoded by the coding sequence ATGGCACGCCCCGATTTCAGCAAGATCGAGATAGACAAGAAAGTATTAGGCGCCGCTGCCCGGCAGGGGCCGGATTGGATGACGCCGGAGAAAATACCGGTGCCTCCGGTATTATCGCCGGAAGACATCAAGGGCATGCAGCATCTTTCGTATGCCGCCGGCCTGCCTCCTTTTCTGCGCGGCCCCTACAGTTCTATGTATACGGTCCGGCCCTGGACGATACGCCAGTATGCCGGGTTTTCTACGGCGGAAGAGAGCAACGCCTTTTACCGCCGCAACCTCGCCCAGGGCCAGAAGGGCCTTTCGGTGGCCTTCGACCTGGCCACCCACCGCGGCTATGATTCCGACCACGAACGGGTGGCCGGCGATGTGGGCAAAGCCGGCGTGGCCATCGATTCGGTCGAAGACATGAAAATCCTCTTCGACCAGATTCCGCTGGATAAAATGTCGGTCTCTATGACGATGAACGGCGCCGTTATTCCGATCATGGCCTTCTACATCATCGCGGCGGAAGAACAGGGCGTCAAGCCGGAACAACTCAGCGGCACCATTCAGAACGACATCCTCAAGGAATTCATGGTGCGCAATACCTACATCTACCCTCCGCTTCCTTCTATGCGCATCATCGCGGATATTTTTGAGTACACCTCCGGAAAAATGCCGCGGTTTAACTCCATCAGCATCAGCGGTTATCACATGCACGAGGCAGGCGCTACTGCCGACATCGAGCTGGCCTATACCCTGGCCGACGGCCTGGAGTACCTGCGCGCCGGCCTCCAGGCGGGCCTGAAGATCGATGATTTCGCCCCCCGCATTTCCTTCTTCTGGGGTATCGGCATGAACCACTTCATGGAAATTGCCAAGATGCGCGCCGCGCGTTTGTTGTGGGCCAAGATCGTCAAACAGTTCAACCCGCAGAGCGCCAAGTCGATGGCCCTGCGCACCCACTGCCAGACCTCCGGCTGGAGCCTGACGGAGCAGGATCCTTTCAATAATGTCGGGCGCACTTGCATCGAAGCCCTGGCTGCGGTACTGGGCGGCACGCAATCGCTGCACACCAATTCGCTGGACGAAGCCATTGCCCTGCCTACCGATTCCTCCGCCAAGATCGCCCGCGACACCCAAATCTACCTGCAAAAGGAAACGGACGTCACCCGGGCGGTTGACCCCTGGGCCGGCTCTTACTATGTGGAATACCTGACCGGCGGCCTCGCTAAACGCGCCTGGGCGCTCATTCAGGAAGTAGAAGAACTGGGCGGCATGGCCAAGGCCATCGAAGAGGGCCTGCCCAAGCTGCGCATCGAAGAAGCCGCCGCCCGCAAGCAGGCCCGCATCGACAGCGGCAAAGACCAGATCGTAGGCGTCAACGTCTTCCAACTGGAAAAAGAGGACCCCATCGACATTCTGGAAGTCGACAACACTGCCGTCCGGGAGGCACAAGTCCGGCGGATCAATGAAGTAAAGCGCAAACGAGACGAGGGCGCCGTACAGGAAAGCCTGGAAGCGGTTTACCAGTGCGCCAAAACCGGCGAAGGCAACCTGCTCGAAAAGGCCGTTCAGGCCGCCCGCCTGCGCGCCACCCTGGGCGAAATCTCCTTTGCCATGGAGCGCCACTTTGGCCGCTTCGTCGCGCAGACCCGGTCGGTCTCCGGCGTCTATTCCAGTGAGATCAGCTCCAATGACGACTTCCGGAAGGCCAGGGAACTGGCCGACCGGTTTGCCGAACTGGAAGGCCGCCGCCCCCGCATCATGGTCGCCAAGCTCGGCCAGGACGGGCACGACCGCGGCGCCAAGGTGATCGCCACCAGCTTTGCCGACCTCGGCTTCGACGTCGATATCGGCCCGCTCTTTCAAACACCCGCAGAGGCCGCCCGGCAGGCCGCCGAAAACGATGTGCACATCCTGGGCATCTCTTCTCTGGCCGCCGGCCATAAAACCCTGGTGCCGGAGACGATCGCCGAATTGAAGGAATTAGGCCGGGAGGATATCATGGTGGTCGTCGGCGGCGTCATCCCTCATCAGGATTATTCATTCCTGTTTGAGCAGGGAGTAGTGGGCGTTTTTGGGCCGGGCACGAAGATCGCCAGTGCGGCGGCGCAAATCTTGGAAGTATTGATCGAGGCGTTGGGGCGGTGA
- a CDS encoding TonB-dependent receptor plug domain-containing protein: MLRSISIFIAIILSSTGLIGQVLEGKVVDQYGTPVPDAYVIKYSSTEHTHTNELGLFRLDGLQAGDTINVSFVGFKTRQVILQEQDFAQHLTVEMDETPINLEQVVISKKISTLNQISTLDLENNPVNSAQEVLRKVPGLFIAQHAGGGKAEQIFLRGFDIDHGTDIGISVDGMPVNMVSHAHGQGYADLHFLIPETIENIDFGKGPYYASRGNFTTAGYVEFQTKEKLDNSLASLEYGQFNTLRAVGLFDLLGGNPGQNAYLATEYLLSDGPFESAQNFNRVNVLGKYTADLPNNGKLSFLASHFTSKWDASGQVPQRAIDAGLIGRFGAIDDTEGGATSRTNVALHHTKMISSNAFVKSRAYFTQYDFELYSNFTFFLNNPENGDQIRQVENRNIFGIESVLHRQYRLSGANLNLQAGAGLRYDQVKDNELSRTLNRKTTLEPIALGDINESNIYSFAEAELDLGKVLINPGLRVDYFKFDYVDKLAALYSTRAEDKAFVSPKLNFIYNPNRNWQVFLKSGIGFHSNDTRVVVAQEGRAILPAAYGLDLGTAWKPLPRLWFNSALWYLFLEQEFVYVGDEGIVEPSGKTRRYGLELGMRWQLTDGLFFDSDVNYTIARAIDEPEGADYIPLAPDLTAAGGLVFQSPSGFSGGIRYRYIKSRPANEDGSITAKGYFVTDGNLNYTFRKATFSIIGENLLDTEWNEAQFATESRLRGEAESVEELHFTPGMPFFLRGKVTYRF; the protein is encoded by the coding sequence ATGTTAAGATCAATATCCATTTTCATTGCCATCATTCTGAGTTCAACCGGCCTGATCGGCCAGGTCCTGGAAGGCAAAGTAGTTGACCAATACGGAACTCCCGTGCCGGATGCGTACGTCATCAAATATTCCAGCACAGAACACACCCACACCAACGAACTAGGCCTTTTCCGCCTTGACGGCCTACAGGCCGGCGATACCATCAACGTTAGTTTTGTCGGGTTCAAAACCCGGCAGGTGATCCTGCAGGAGCAGGATTTCGCCCAGCACCTCACAGTGGAGATGGACGAAACGCCCATCAATCTGGAACAGGTCGTCATTTCCAAAAAGATCAGCACCCTGAATCAGATTTCCACCCTGGACCTGGAGAACAACCCGGTCAATTCCGCTCAGGAAGTCCTCCGCAAAGTGCCGGGCCTGTTCATCGCCCAGCACGCCGGCGGCGGCAAGGCCGAACAGATTTTCCTGCGCGGCTTCGACATCGACCACGGCACTGATATCGGCATATCGGTAGACGGCATGCCGGTCAATATGGTGTCCCACGCCCATGGCCAGGGCTACGCCGACCTGCATTTCCTGATTCCGGAAACCATCGAAAACATCGACTTTGGCAAAGGGCCCTACTATGCGAGCAGAGGCAATTTCACTACTGCCGGATATGTAGAATTTCAAACGAAAGAAAAGCTGGACAACAGCCTCGCGTCGCTGGAATACGGGCAATTCAACACCTTGAGAGCGGTAGGCCTGTTCGACCTGCTGGGCGGCAACCCCGGCCAGAACGCCTACCTGGCCACCGAGTACCTGCTGTCTGATGGCCCTTTTGAGTCCGCTCAAAACTTCAACCGGGTCAATGTTCTGGGAAAATACACGGCTGACCTGCCCAACAACGGCAAGTTGTCTTTTCTGGCTTCTCATTTCACCAGCAAGTGGGACGCTTCCGGGCAGGTTCCTCAGCGGGCCATCGACGCCGGCCTGATTGGCCGATTCGGGGCCATCGACGATACGGAAGGCGGCGCCACCAGCCGCACCAATGTCGCCCTCCACCACACCAAAATGATTTCCAGCAATGCTTTCGTCAAAAGCCGGGCCTATTTCACCCAGTACGATTTCGAGCTGTATTCCAACTTTACTTTCTTCCTGAACAACCCGGAGAATGGAGACCAGATAAGGCAGGTAGAAAACCGAAATATTTTCGGCATCGAAAGCGTCCTGCACCGGCAGTACCGGCTAAGCGGCGCAAACCTGAACCTGCAGGCCGGCGCCGGGCTGCGCTACGATCAGGTGAAGGACAATGAGCTTTCCCGCACCCTCAACCGGAAAACCACGCTTGAACCCATAGCCCTGGGCGACATCAATGAGTCCAACATCTACAGCTTCGCGGAAGCGGAGCTGGACCTGGGCAAGGTGCTGATCAACCCCGGCCTGCGGGTAGATTACTTTAAATTTGACTATGTCGACAAGCTGGCTGCCTTGTACAGCACCCGGGCGGAAGACAAGGCTTTTGTAAGCCCCAAACTGAATTTCATCTACAATCCAAACCGCAACTGGCAGGTATTCCTGAAATCCGGCATCGGATTTCATTCCAATGACACCCGCGTCGTGGTGGCGCAGGAGGGAAGAGCGATACTGCCGGCGGCTTACGGCCTGGATTTGGGAACGGCCTGGAAACCCCTGCCCCGGCTGTGGTTCAATTCTGCCCTCTGGTACCTGTTTCTGGAGCAGGAATTTGTCTATGTGGGAGATGAAGGCATCGTGGAGCCCAGCGGCAAAACGCGCCGCTACGGCCTGGAATTGGGCATGCGCTGGCAACTGACGGACGGGTTGTTTTTTGATTCGGACGTCAACTATACCATCGCCCGCGCTATAGACGAACCCGAAGGGGCGGATTACATTCCCCTCGCGCCGGACCTGACTGCGGCGGGAGGGCTTGTTTTCCAGTCTCCCTCGGGTTTCTCGGGTGGCATCCGCTACCGCTACATCAAAAGCCGGCCGGCCAACGAAGACGGCAGCATTACGGCGAAGGGGTATTTCGTAACCGACGGCAACCTCAATTATACCTTCCGGAAGGCCACCTTCAGCATCATCGGAGAGAACCTGCTGGACACGGAATGGAATGAAGCCCAGTTTGCTACGGAATCGAGGCTGAGGGGAGAGGCGGAAAGTGTGGAGGAGTTGCATTTTACTCCGGGTATGCCTTTCTTCCTGCGGGGAAAGGTTACTTATCGGTTTTAA
- a CDS encoding insulinase family protein — MIKFERFELDNGLTVLVHEDDSTPMVAVNVLYNVGARDESPDKTGFAHLFEHLMFGGSANIPDFDTPIQMAGGENNAFTNNDMTNFYDILPAENLEVALWLESDRMMSLNFDERVLEIQRKVVVEEFKETCLNEPYGDVWHHIADMAYKVHPYRWPTIGKVPRHVEEATLEDVRQFFYRYYRPNNAILAIAGNVKVAEVKVLVEKWFGDIPNGETPARKLPQEPPQKRLERRINEANVPVDAIYLAFHTPARNHPDYYVADLISDVLSNGSSSRLYRRLLKEQELFSSIDCYVTGSIDPGLLIIEGKPANGVSLDEASAAIWKELKQIKDTPIPEEELQKLKNKMESTLVFSELNVLNKAINLSFFELLGDANLINEEAGFYQNVTAADLHRLAREILTEENCSELYYKAKGVVEKQAVA, encoded by the coding sequence GTGATAAAATTTGAAAGGTTCGAACTGGACAACGGGCTGACCGTCCTCGTCCATGAAGATGACAGCACTCCTATGGTGGCAGTCAATGTGCTGTACAATGTAGGAGCGCGCGATGAATCGCCGGATAAGACCGGCTTTGCCCACCTTTTTGAGCATTTGATGTTTGGAGGTTCCGCCAACATCCCTGACTTCGATACGCCCATCCAAATGGCGGGAGGCGAAAACAACGCCTTTACCAACAACGACATGACCAATTTTTACGACATCCTGCCGGCCGAAAACCTGGAGGTGGCCTTGTGGCTGGAGTCGGACCGCATGATGAGCCTCAACTTCGACGAGCGGGTGCTGGAAATACAGCGCAAGGTGGTGGTGGAGGAGTTTAAAGAAACCTGCCTGAATGAACCCTACGGCGATGTGTGGCATCACATTGCCGATATGGCCTATAAGGTTCACCCCTATCGCTGGCCGACCATTGGCAAAGTGCCCAGGCACGTGGAAGAAGCAACGCTGGAGGATGTCCGGCAGTTTTTCTACCGCTATTACCGGCCGAATAACGCCATACTGGCCATTGCCGGCAATGTGAAGGTTGCGGAAGTGAAGGTGTTGGTGGAAAAATGGTTCGGGGATATTCCCAACGGGGAAACACCCGCGCGGAAATTGCCGCAGGAACCCCCGCAGAAACGCCTCGAACGGCGCATCAACGAGGCCAATGTGCCGGTAGACGCCATCTACCTGGCCTTCCATACGCCGGCGCGCAACCACCCCGATTACTACGTGGCCGACCTGATCTCTGACGTGTTGAGCAATGGCTCTTCCTCCCGCTTGTACCGGCGCTTGCTCAAGGAGCAGGAATTGTTTTCCAGCATTGATTGTTATGTGACGGGTTCCATCGACCCGGGGCTGCTGATCATCGAGGGCAAGCCGGCCAACGGAGTAAGCCTCGATGAAGCCTCAGCCGCCATTTGGAAAGAACTGAAACAGATAAAAGATACCCCTATTCCGGAGGAAGAACTGCAGAAACTCAAAAACAAAATGGAAAGCACGCTCGTTTTCTCCGAGCTTAACGTGCTCAATAAAGCGATCAACCTTTCTTTTTTCGAGCTGCTGGGCGACGCCAACCTGATCAACGAGGAGGCCGGCTTTTACCAGAACGTGACTGCCGCCGACCTGCACCGGTTAGCCCGCGAAATTCTCACCGAGGAAAATTGTTCGGAATTGTACTACAAGGCGAAAGGCGTAGTGGAAAAACAAGCGGTGGCTTAA
- a CDS encoding outer membrane beta-barrel protein: protein MQLDFQNGRDVKKAVLFATIILGALSIAQGQKGWEAGGWLGASYYFGDLNTNYDLSMPGPAGGIIARYNFNNRLCLKMSANYARVMADDANSSNPFEKARNLSFESSLIEGLAQLEFNFLPYTHGSKDEFFTPYVFAGFSVFHFNPKASYQGEMVELRPLGTEGQFKGEEYYSVSGGLAYGLGIKVDLSYELSLNFELSARSLFTDYLDDVSTVYPDKSDLLKLRSQTAVDLSDRSVDLPGVEDSQIGRKGTQRGNSNNNDSFVILGVGLVYYFGDIRCPEYGRRK from the coding sequence TTGCAGCTCGATTTTCAAAACGGAAGAGACGTGAAAAAAGCAGTACTTTTTGCAACTATAATCCTGGGAGCACTATCCATCGCACAAGGCCAAAAGGGCTGGGAAGCCGGCGGCTGGCTCGGAGCCTCCTATTACTTCGGCGACCTGAACACCAACTACGACCTCAGCATGCCTGGGCCGGCGGGAGGCATCATTGCCCGCTACAATTTCAACAACCGGCTGTGCCTGAAAATGTCGGCCAACTACGCCAGGGTGATGGCCGATGACGCCAATTCCAGCAACCCTTTTGAAAAGGCCAGGAACCTGAGTTTCGAATCCTCCCTGATCGAAGGCCTGGCCCAACTGGAGTTCAACTTTCTCCCCTATACCCACGGCAGTAAGGACGAGTTCTTCACCCCTTATGTGTTTGCGGGCTTCAGCGTTTTTCATTTCAACCCCAAGGCTTCCTACCAGGGCGAAATGGTAGAACTGCGCCCCCTCGGCACGGAAGGCCAGTTTAAAGGGGAGGAATACTACAGCGTCAGCGGCGGCCTGGCCTACGGCCTGGGCATCAAGGTAGACCTGAGCTACGAGCTGAGCCTCAACTTCGAATTGAGCGCCCGCAGCCTCTTCACCGACTACCTGGACGACGTCAGCACCGTTTACCCCGACAAAAGCGACCTGCTCAAACTGCGCAGCCAAACGGCCGTCGACCTCTCCGACCGCTCCGTCGACCTTCCCGGCGTGGAAGACAGCCAGATCGGAAGAAAAGGCACCCAGCGCGGCAACAGCAACAACAACGATAGCTTTGTGATACTGGGCGTCGGGCTGGTGTACTACTTCGGCGATATCCGCTGCCCGGAGTACGGGCGGAGGAAGTGA
- a CDS encoding YjbQ family protein, producing MQIFTHTIEFSTKGYTDIIDLTSRIRQALAETGLQEGQVTVFAIGSTTGVSTVEYEPGLVGHDIENMLEQIAPYGKNYEHNKTWGDDNGAAHLRSTLVGTSYAVPFTDGQLLLGTWQQVIFIDFDTRPRQRRVVLQFLGA from the coding sequence ATGCAAATCTTCACTCACACCATCGAATTTTCTACGAAGGGCTATACCGACATCATCGACCTCACGTCCCGCATCCGGCAGGCCCTGGCCGAAACCGGCCTGCAGGAAGGGCAGGTTACTGTCTTTGCCATCGGGTCTACCACTGGTGTTTCCACCGTAGAATACGAACCTGGCCTGGTTGGCCATGACATCGAGAACATGCTGGAGCAGATCGCCCCATACGGAAAGAACTACGAACACAACAAGACCTGGGGCGATGACAATGGCGCCGCCCACCTTCGGTCTACCCTGGTAGGCACGTCTTACGCTGTGCCCTTCACCGACGGCCAACTCCTGCTGGGCACCTGGCAGCAGGTCATCTTCATCGACTTTGACACACGCCCCCGGCAGAGGAGGGTGGTGTTGCAGTTTCTGGGGGCGTAG
- a CDS encoding YjbQ family protein, whose translation MVLQKEFSLSPYPRGYHIITSEVLRQLPEGLPGRGILHLFIKHTSAALAINENADPDVRTDFESIFNHVVPENLPFLRHTIEGPDDMPAHIKAAMIGSSISIPITRGRLNLGTWQGIYLCEFRNNGGARTLVATVYG comes from the coding sequence ATGGTCTTACAGAAAGAATTCAGCCTCTCCCCTTATCCGCGGGGGTATCACATCATAACCAGCGAAGTCCTGCGGCAATTGCCGGAAGGCCTGCCAGGCCGGGGCATCCTGCACCTCTTCATCAAACACACCTCCGCCGCCCTGGCGATCAACGAGAATGCCGATCCCGATGTGCGGACGGACTTCGAGAGCATTTTCAACCACGTCGTTCCGGAAAACCTGCCCTTCCTCCGGCACACCATAGAAGGGCCCGACGACATGCCCGCCCACATCAAAGCCGCTATGATCGGCTCTTCCATCAGCATCCCCATCACCCGGGGCAGGCTCAACCTGGGCACCTGGCAGGGAATTTACCTGTGCGAATTCCGGAATAACGGAGGCGCCCGGACACTGGTGGCCACGGTTTATGGTTAA
- a CDS encoding alkaline phosphatase family protein, producing the protein MKRYLFLFLLSLFCQAAGAQTNRPEHYARPYVILISCDGLRYDYVERFRPPHLLRFIEEGAQAASMISSYPAKTFPNHYTIATGLYPENHGLVDNTFYDPERGELYRTSNREAVEDGTWYKGTPLWVNAEQNGMVAASYFFVGSEADIQGVRPSHYFNYEGSTPNEVRIQQALDWLALPEARRPHLITLYFSDMDDAGHRYGPSDDEHIGAALLELDKALGLLFEGIKATGLPVNTIIVSDHGMIDVTPDKLINIDPLEQEGQYRIANNGALAHVYLEKGASHQAAYQFLKSKEDRFRVYAIEDFPFYRSCQKNPRLGDFIVLPGYGYYLSDSRRIAQVRQGNFTQGGEHGFNPEFPEMHAVFYANGPAIRKGMKIPSFRNIHVYPMVCRILGLPIPEGIDGRVEVLEGILAK; encoded by the coding sequence ATGAAACGCTACCTCTTTCTGTTCCTTCTATCTCTGTTTTGCCAGGCTGCCGGGGCGCAAACCAACCGCCCGGAGCACTACGCCCGCCCCTACGTCATCCTCATCTCCTGCGATGGCCTTCGGTACGATTATGTAGAGCGGTTTCGCCCGCCCCACCTCCTGCGGTTTATCGAAGAAGGCGCGCAAGCCGCTTCCATGATCTCCAGCTATCCGGCCAAGACCTTTCCCAACCACTATACCATTGCCACCGGCCTGTATCCGGAAAACCACGGCCTGGTCGACAATACCTTTTACGATCCGGAGCGGGGAGAATTGTACAGGACCAGCAATCGGGAAGCCGTGGAAGACGGTACCTGGTATAAGGGTACGCCCCTGTGGGTCAATGCCGAACAAAACGGCATGGTGGCCGCCAGCTATTTCTTTGTGGGTTCCGAGGCAGACATACAAGGGGTGCGGCCGTCTCATTACTTCAATTATGAGGGGTCCACCCCAAATGAAGTGCGCATTCAACAGGCCCTCGACTGGCTGGCCCTGCCGGAAGCCCGGCGGCCTCACCTGATCACCTTGTACTTTTCCGATATGGACGACGCCGGCCACCGCTATGGCCCCAGCGATGACGAACACATCGGCGCGGCCCTGTTAGAATTAGATAAAGCGCTCGGCCTGCTTTTTGAAGGCATAAAAGCCACCGGCCTGCCCGTCAATACCATCATCGTCTCCGATCACGGCATGATCGATGTGACGCCGGACAAGCTGATTAACATCGACCCCCTGGAGCAGGAGGGGCAGTACCGCATCGCCAACAACGGCGCGCTGGCCCACGTTTACCTGGAAAAGGGGGCCAGCCACCAAGCCGCTTATCAATTCCTGAAGTCAAAAGAAGATCGCTTCCGGGTGTATGCGATCGAGGATTTTCCGTTTTACCGCTCTTGTCAGAAGAACCCCAGGCTGGGCGACTTTATCGTGCTGCCCGGTTACGGTTACTACCTCAGCGACAGCCGCCGCATCGCCCAGGTGCGGCAGGGCAACTTTACGCAGGGAGGAGAGCATGGCTTCAACCCGGAGTTTCCGGAAATGCACGCTGTCTTTTACGCCAATGGGCCCGCCATCAGGAAGGGGATGAAAATCCCTTCTTTCCGCAATATACACGTCTATCCGATGGTGTGCCGGATATTGGGGTTGCCCATTCCGGAGGGGATCGATGGGAGGGTGGAGGTGTTGGAGGGCATTCTCGCGAAGTAA